The proteins below are encoded in one region of Brassica napus cultivar Da-Ae chromosome A6, Da-Ae, whole genome shotgun sequence:
- the LOC106346970 gene encoding E3 ubiquitin-protein ligase RNF185, whose translation MSDVPSCSSGNNTNSDDSSNFECNICFDLAQDPIVTLCGHLFCWPCLYKWLHLHSTSSECPVCKAVIQEDRLVPLYGRGKSSTDPRSKSIPGIQVPNRPSGQRPETAQPPEPNHGFGHHGFGGFMGGFAAPVASARFGNVTLPAAFGGLIPSLFNLHFHGFPDAAMYGAAAAASGSFPHGFSNPFHGGHSHMHSYQRYTGRQGQQDYHLKALLCFVFMVVVFSLILS comes from the coding sequence ATGTCTGATGTACCTTCTTGTTCTAGCGGCAACAATACAAACAGCGATGATTCGAGTAACTTTGAATGTAACATCTGCTTTGACTTGGCTCAAGACCCCATTGTGACTCTCTGTGGTCACTTGTTCTGTTGGCCTTGCCTATACAAATGGCTCCATCTCCACTCAACCTCAAGTGAATGTCCCGTTTGCAAAGCAGTGATCCAAGAAGACAGGTTGGTTCCTCTGTACGGTAGAGGCAAATCATCTACCGATCCTAGGTCCAAGTCCATTCCTGGAATCCAAGTGCCGAACCGTCCATCGGGACAGAGACCCGAAACAGCGCAACCACCTGAGCCTAATCATGGTTTTGGTCATCACGGTTTTGGAGGGTTCATGGGAGGTTTTGCAGCTCCGGTGGCGAGTGCTCGGTTCGGGAACGTTACGTTGCCTGCAGCGTTTGGAGGTTTGATACCTTCGTTGTTCAACCTCCATTTCCATGGGTTCCCTGATGCAGCCATGTAtggagctgctgctgctgcttctgGTAGTTTCCCTCACGGGTTTTCGAACCCTTTCCATGGAGGACACTCGCATATGCATAGTTATCAACGGTACACGGGGCGACAAGGACAACAAGACTATCACTTGAAGGCATTGCTTTGCTTTGTTTTTATGGTCGTTGTGTTTTCCCTCATCTTAAGCTAG